A genomic stretch from bacterium includes:
- a CDS encoding ketopantoate reductase family protein, which translates to MRILVYGAGCLGSLYAALLTESRQEVTILARGERLARIQSHGIELTEGKSGHALDVRVPAIEVLDPADVFDLVLVVLPRHRVGEVLPALGRSDCRNVLFLGNNASGPGELVDALGPERVLLGFPGAAAVHARDRIRYLILSRREQPTTLGELNGGRTPRLRAIADTLSSAGFPTATSANVDAWLKTHAAEVSPTANAFYLAAGDHRRLARTPDGVLLMLRAIRELYACLNRLEVPITPAAHRVFQWLPESVLQSIMKRMLASETTAIKVGHALEARDEWRVIAKELRVLAASAELPTPAYDQLCRYLDAETPPLPDGSAVLTARRAA; encoded by the coding sequence ATGAGGATCCTCGTATACGGCGCAGGCTGCCTCGGCAGCCTCTACGCTGCACTGCTCACCGAGTCCCGGCAGGAAGTCACTATTCTGGCGCGGGGCGAGCGGCTTGCTCGCATCCAAAGCCATGGCATCGAACTGACGGAAGGCAAGTCGGGCCACGCGCTAGACGTTCGCGTGCCTGCGATCGAGGTTCTAGACCCGGCCGACGTCTTTGACCTCGTGCTGGTCGTCCTGCCGCGGCACCGGGTCGGCGAGGTGCTGCCCGCCCTGGGGCGCAGCGATTGCCGGAACGTCCTGTTCCTTGGGAACAACGCATCCGGCCCGGGGGAGCTCGTCGACGCGCTCGGCCCCGAGCGAGTTCTTCTCGGATTTCCGGGTGCCGCAGCCGTTCATGCGCGTGACCGCATCCGCTACCTCATCCTGTCGCGACGGGAACAACCCACCACCCTTGGAGAGCTCAACGGGGGACGAACGCCGCGGCTGCGAGCCATTGCCGACACCCTCAGCAGCGCCGGATTCCCGACTGCGACCAGCGCCAACGTGGACGCCTGGCTCAAAACCCACGCGGCCGAGGTCTCGCCCACGGCCAACGCCTTCTACCTGGCCGCCGGCGACCACCGCCGTCTCGCCCGCACCCCTGACGGAGTCCTGCTGATGCTCCGAGCCATTCGCGAGCTCTACGCTTGCCTGAACCGCCTTGAAGTGCCGATCACGCCAGCCGCTCACCGGGTCTTCCAGTGGCTGCCCGAGTCCGTCCTGCAATCGATTATGAAGCGGATGCTCGCAAGCGAGACCACCGCGATCAAGGTCGGCCACGCCCTTGAAGCCCGAGACGAGTGGCGAGTGATCGCCAAGGAGCTCCGCGTCCTCGCGGCATCGGCTGAGCTTCCAACGCCGGCGTACGACCAGCTGTGTAGATACCTTGACGCCGAAACTCCTCCGCTTCCGGACGGATCCGCAGTGCTGACCGCCCGACGGGCGGCCTAG
- the ligA gene encoding NAD-dependent DNA ligase LigA → MNRRQASARISELRSEIDHHNYLYHVRDRPEVSDEAYDKLFRDLKRLEEEHPDLVTPESPTQRVGGAPLDGLETVEHTAPMRSLDSSPELSEVERFMGRIEKALGEPGSDTEIAYVCEPKLDGASMELVYENGRFVRGVTRGDGQVGEDVTENVRTIKAVPLKLRAPKGKSVPPLLAVRAEVIMPINDFEAFNEKLIAEGKEPFASPRNTAAGALRQLDPRLVAERPLDIYVYDLLVGDLAEIGAPGSNTQWEMLEALQDFGLRVNDLPRRVTTLDEIAAYHQQMIDSRDELNYEIDGVVIKLDDIAARDELGSTSHHPRWAYAFKFPPRKEITRVLEIFPSVGRTGVVTPVAMMRPVEIGGVTVSRATLHNREEVARKDIRKGDKIRVQRAGDVIPQVVERIPEKGKRRKPKFKMPETCPSCGTELIERGPFSVCPNSFECPAQLKGRIIHFGSRYALDIEGLGEESAKMFVELGLVKHLPDLFELTAEQLVDLEGFAEKSATALVDAMAKASKTDLHRFIFGIGIPEVGFTTARDLASHFRDFDALRNADEETLQTIDGVGPRMSEQIVAFFKEKHNAKVLDQLLAMMDLIVPEASVEGGKLEGAKFVFTGGLETMSRDKAKRLVEAAGGKVVGSVSKATSYVVVGDKPGSKLKKAEELGITVVDEEGFRGLVG, encoded by the coding sequence ATGAACCGAAGGCAAGCATCGGCGCGCATCTCCGAGCTCCGCTCCGAGATCGACCACCACAACTACCTCTACCACGTCCGCGACCGCCCCGAGGTCTCCGACGAGGCCTACGACAAGCTCTTCCGTGACCTAAAACGCCTCGAAGAAGAGCACCCCGACCTCGTCACCCCGGAATCGCCCACACAGCGCGTCGGCGGCGCCCCCCTCGACGGCCTCGAGACCGTCGAGCACACCGCCCCCATGCGCTCCCTCGACTCGAGCCCCGAGCTCTCCGAGGTCGAGCGCTTCATGGGTCGGATCGAAAAGGCTCTGGGTGAGCCTGGCTCCGATACCGAGATCGCCTACGTCTGCGAGCCCAAGCTCGACGGCGCCTCGATGGAGCTCGTCTACGAGAACGGCCGCTTTGTCCGCGGTGTTACCCGCGGCGACGGCCAAGTGGGGGAGGACGTCACCGAGAACGTCCGCACGATTAAAGCCGTTCCCTTGAAGCTCCGTGCACCAAAGGGAAAGAGCGTCCCACCGCTCCTCGCCGTCCGCGCCGAAGTCATTATGCCGATCAACGACTTCGAGGCCTTCAATGAGAAGCTCATCGCCGAGGGCAAGGAGCCCTTCGCGAGCCCTCGAAACACCGCCGCCGGCGCACTCCGCCAACTCGACCCGCGCCTGGTCGCTGAGCGCCCACTCGACATTTACGTCTACGACCTGCTGGTGGGAGACCTGGCTGAGATCGGCGCACCTGGCTCCAATACCCAATGGGAAATGCTCGAAGCTCTGCAGGACTTCGGCCTCCGGGTCAACGATCTCCCACGCCGAGTCACGACTCTTGACGAGATCGCCGCCTACCACCAGCAGATGATCGACTCCCGCGACGAGCTCAACTACGAGATCGACGGCGTCGTCATCAAGCTCGACGACATCGCCGCCCGCGACGAGCTCGGCTCGACCTCCCACCATCCGCGCTGGGCCTACGCTTTCAAGTTCCCACCCCGGAAAGAGATCACTCGGGTCCTCGAGATCTTCCCGAGCGTCGGCCGAACCGGTGTCGTCACCCCGGTCGCCATGATGCGCCCGGTCGAGATCGGCGGCGTCACCGTCTCGCGCGCGACCCTCCACAACCGCGAAGAGGTCGCGAGGAAGGACATCAGGAAGGGCGACAAGATCCGCGTCCAGCGGGCCGGCGACGTCATCCCCCAGGTCGTCGAGCGCATCCCGGAGAAGGGCAAGCGCCGGAAGCCCAAGTTCAAGATGCCGGAGACGTGCCCATCGTGCGGCACCGAGCTCATCGAGCGTGGCCCGTTCTCGGTCTGTCCGAACAGCTTCGAGTGCCCGGCCCAGTTGAAGGGCCGGATCATCCACTTCGGCTCGCGCTATGCCCTCGACATCGAGGGCCTCGGCGAAGAGAGCGCCAAGATGTTCGTCGAGCTCGGCCTCGTCAAGCACCTGCCCGACCTCTTCGAGCTCACCGCCGAGCAGCTCGTCGACCTCGAAGGATTCGCCGAGAAGTCCGCCACCGCCCTGGTCGACGCCATGGCCAAGGCTTCCAAGACCGACCTCCACCGATTCATCTTCGGCATCGGTATCCCGGAGGTCGGCTTCACCACCGCCCGTGACCTCGCCAGCCACTTTCGCGACTTCGATGCCCTCCGTAACGCCGACGAAGAGACCCTCCAGACCATCGACGGCGTCGGCCCGCGCATGTCCGAACAGATCGTCGCCTTCTTCAAAGAAAAGCACAACGCCAAGGTGCTCGATCAGCTGCTGGCGATGATGGACCTGATCGTGCCGGAGGCTTCCGTCGAGGGCGGCAAGCTCGAAGGCGCGAAGTTCGTGTTCACCGGCGGACTCGAGACCATGAGCCGAGACAAGGCGAAGAGGCTGGTCGAGGCTGCGGGCGGGAAGGTCGTAGGGAGCGTGTCGAAAGCGACCAGCTATGTCGTAGTGGGGGACAAGCCGGGGTCGAAGCTGAAGAAGGCGGAGGAGTTGGGAATCACTGTGGTGGATGAGGAGGGGTTTAGGGGGTTGGTGGGGTAG
- a CDS encoding N-acetylmuramoyl-L-alanine amidase gives MSDLADIKQRVISEAVRENLDVIRGRYRFRRRSKEQRLQIYARIVFLLTLPVAVFFAGYLGSKAAESWVELRSAEFAERVAEDTRVGSDQLFSLPGALGLVGSARDAGDAAGAPAKPTDNLAAATALDRTVFPLGVKKIILDPGHGGENLGTRSPDGLTEKVIALDISERLSLLLEKADFEVALTRTEDTFISLEERAEIANSNNGDLFVSVHLNWIETQQVRGVETYYLGPTDDPFLTELAAAENQHSGYSLADFRRMLDRVFADVRQDESQKLARSVQSSLYNSLRRINPTLQNRGVKKAPFIVLTGTEMPAILAEVSCLSNEREARLLMTPEYRQFIAEALSRGIEGYASELNQTSLRGS, from the coding sequence ATGAGCGACCTGGCAGACATCAAGCAGCGCGTCATCAGCGAGGCCGTGCGCGAGAACCTGGATGTCATCCGCGGCCGCTACCGTTTCCGTCGTCGGAGCAAAGAGCAGAGGCTGCAGATCTACGCGCGTATCGTTTTCCTGCTCACCTTGCCGGTTGCGGTGTTTTTCGCCGGCTATCTGGGCTCGAAGGCCGCCGAGAGCTGGGTCGAGCTGCGCAGCGCCGAGTTCGCCGAGCGGGTGGCGGAGGATACCCGCGTCGGCAGTGACCAGCTGTTCTCGCTTCCCGGCGCGCTGGGTCTGGTGGGGTCGGCCCGGGATGCCGGCGACGCCGCTGGAGCTCCTGCCAAGCCCACCGACAACCTCGCCGCGGCCACGGCGCTCGACCGCACTGTCTTTCCCCTGGGTGTCAAGAAGATCATTCTCGACCCGGGCCATGGCGGCGAGAACCTCGGCACCAGATCACCCGACGGCCTTACCGAAAAGGTCATCGCGCTCGACATCTCGGAGCGTCTGAGCCTGCTGCTCGAGAAGGCCGACTTCGAGGTCGCGCTGACCCGCACCGAGGACACCTTTATCTCGCTCGAAGAGCGGGCCGAGATCGCCAACTCGAACAACGGTGACCTCTTCGTATCGGTGCACCTCAATTGGATCGAGACCCAACAGGTTCGTGGCGTCGAGACCTACTACCTCGGCCCGACCGACGACCCCTTTCTCACCGAGCTCGCCGCCGCCGAGAACCAGCACTCCGGCTACTCGCTTGCCGACTTTCGCCGGATGCTCGATCGGGTTTTCGCCGATGTGCGTCAGGACGAATCTCAGAAACTCGCTCGATCGGTGCAGAGTTCCCTGTACAATTCCCTCCGTCGAATCAATCCGACCCTGCAGAACAGGGGAGTCAAGAAGGCTCCGTTCATCGTTCTGACGGGGACCGAGATGCCGGCGATTTTGGCCGAAGTTTCCTGCCTGTCGAACGAACGAGAGGCTAGATTATTGATGACCCCCGAATATCGTCAGTTCATTGCCGAGGCGCTTTCTCGAGGTATCGAGGGCTATGCGAGCGAGTTGAACCAGACGAGCTTGAGAGGAAGCTGA
- a CDS encoding PH domain-containing protein, producing the protein MPTTSATEPQERRPHPNLFKYYLLESLLLGPFFFVALIPRFLRYRTLRYRWDDQGITARWGVMFRREISLDFERIQDIHLSSNFFERWLGLAKVQVQTASGSSKAEMTVEGLQDFAEVRDFLYARMRGVRHAERAAPGDAPPAPLPPAATPATDEVVRALKATAAELRALRQELSARRAGGAAEVSDPELSGRKPVEDRDR; encoded by the coding sequence GTGCCGACGACATCAGCGACCGAGCCGCAGGAACGGCGCCCCCACCCCAACCTCTTCAAGTACTACTTGCTCGAGTCGCTGCTCCTGGGGCCGTTCTTTTTCGTCGCGCTGATCCCACGGTTCCTGCGCTACCGCACGCTTCGCTACCGCTGGGATGATCAGGGGATCACCGCGCGCTGGGGAGTCATGTTCCGGCGCGAGATCAGCCTCGACTTCGAGCGCATCCAGGATATTCATCTGAGCAGCAACTTCTTCGAGCGCTGGCTGGGGCTGGCCAAGGTGCAGGTGCAGACGGCCTCGGGATCGTCCAAGGCCGAGATGACGGTCGAGGGCCTCCAGGACTTCGCCGAAGTGCGCGATTTCCTGTACGCGCGCATGCGCGGCGTACGCCACGCCGAGAGGGCCGCGCCCGGAGACGCTCCACCGGCGCCGTTGCCGCCCGCGGCAACACCAGCGACGGACGAGGTGGTGCGCGCGCTCAAGGCGACCGCGGCCGAGCTGCGCGCGTTACGCCAAGAGCTCTCGGCGCGGCGCGCCGGCGGTGCGGCCGAGGTGAGCGACCCGGAGCTCTCCGGAAGGAAACCCGTCGAGGACCGCGACCGATGA
- a CDS encoding PH domain-containing protein: MRARLLALLRVPERPDPPPGSGDALETFRAARGFLHYSVLMWFPKQIAAFAGLMASLAFFGGIDDVPIELVDAKGWDWLVSKLGGIELTVGPFDLTLTTAIGFFEILAVLTWAGQLIFTGLLLKPSWELRWYMVGERSLRIRHGLWSVREQTMTIANIQNMIVRQGPVQRLFGISDLEVHTAGGGSGSGMGEDPTEQKDSFHVGRFRGLEDASALRDTIRERLQAVQGLGAKSQVATEAKGVEETGDLAAAAHAVLAEARALRRVV; encoded by the coding sequence ATGAGAGCGCGCCTGCTCGCCCTGCTGCGCGTGCCCGAGCGGCCCGATCCCCCACCGGGTTCGGGGGATGCGCTCGAGACCTTTCGCGCCGCGCGGGGATTCCTTCACTACAGCGTGCTCATGTGGTTTCCCAAACAGATCGCGGCGTTCGCCGGCCTGATGGCCTCGCTGGCTTTCTTCGGCGGCATCGACGATGTACCCATCGAACTGGTGGACGCCAAAGGCTGGGATTGGCTGGTGAGCAAGCTCGGCGGCATCGAGCTCACGGTCGGGCCGTTCGACCTGACGCTGACCACAGCCATCGGCTTCTTCGAGATTCTGGCCGTCTTGACGTGGGCCGGCCAGCTGATCTTCACCGGGCTCCTGCTCAAGCCCTCCTGGGAGCTGCGCTGGTACATGGTCGGAGAGCGCTCGCTGCGGATCCGACACGGACTGTGGTCGGTGCGCGAGCAGACCATGACCATCGCCAACATCCAGAACATGATCGTGCGGCAGGGGCCGGTGCAGCGTCTGTTTGGAATCTCGGATCTCGAGGTCCACACCGCCGGCGGTGGATCGGGAAGCGGCATGGGGGAGGATCCGACGGAACAGAAAGACAGCTTTCACGTCGGCCGCTTCCGCGGACTCGAGGACGCCTCGGCGCTACGCGACACGATTCGCGAGCGGCTACAGGCGGTCCAGGGCCTGGGAGCGAAGAGTCAGGTGGCGACCGAGGCGAAGGGTGTCGAGGAGACCGGCGATCTCGCCGCCGCGGCGCACGCGGTCCTTGCCGAAGCCCGGGCGTTGCGGCGGGTCGTGTGA
- a CDS encoding M24 family metallopeptidase, whose amino-acid sequence MLKDRIPEIQKALAQMGVDGWFFSCFQQSDPVALELLGLTGDHLVTRRCYYLIPAQGEPRRLMHKLEPRMLAHLPGSESHYLTWAEHRQGLEALMAGCTTVAAQYSPNNALPAVSRLDAGTVELLSGLGVGITSSADLVQKFAAVWSDEQLASHRRANTHLHEIVLLAFDLVADTLKGGNEIQEYKVQQFILEQFDKRGMWTESPPIVGANEHSADPHYQPGPDLTTAIKKGDFLLIDLWAKEKPEVSGSGAIYGDITWCGVCRAEPTEREIELWSTAVAARDAGWQLIADNYPSNVVRGFEVDDATRNVIEAAGFGEWFIHRTGHSIGIQDHGQGANMDNLETHDTRPLEPMTGFSIEPGIYLPGEFGVRTEINVALTPEAAEITGAAPQIDLLRLLA is encoded by the coding sequence ATGCTCAAGGACCGCATTCCCGAGATTCAGAAGGCCCTCGCCCAGATGGGAGTCGACGGCTGGTTCTTCTCCTGTTTTCAGCAGAGCGACCCGGTGGCACTGGAGCTCCTGGGGCTGACCGGCGATCATCTCGTCACCCGTCGCTGCTACTACTTGATTCCCGCCCAGGGTGAGCCGCGCCGGCTGATGCACAAGCTCGAGCCCAGGATGCTGGCGCATCTACCGGGCAGCGAGAGCCACTACCTGACCTGGGCCGAGCACCGGCAGGGACTCGAGGCGCTGATGGCCGGCTGCACGACGGTCGCGGCTCAGTACTCGCCGAACAACGCGCTGCCCGCGGTATCGCGGCTCGACGCCGGCACGGTCGAGCTGCTCTCGGGCCTCGGCGTCGGAATCACCTCGTCGGCCGACCTGGTTCAGAAGTTCGCCGCGGTCTGGAGCGACGAACAGCTCGCGAGCCACCGGCGCGCGAATACCCATCTGCACGAGATCGTACTGCTCGCCTTTGATCTCGTCGCCGACACGCTCAAGGGCGGCAACGAGATTCAGGAGTACAAAGTCCAGCAGTTCATTCTCGAGCAGTTCGACAAGCGCGGCATGTGGACCGAGTCGCCACCGATCGTGGGCGCGAACGAGCACAGCGCGGACCCTCACTACCAACCGGGTCCGGATCTGACCACGGCGATCAAGAAGGGCGATTTTCTCTTGATCGATCTATGGGCCAAAGAAAAGCCCGAGGTATCGGGCTCAGGGGCCATCTATGGCGACATCACCTGGTGTGGTGTGTGCCGGGCCGAGCCCACCGAGCGCGAGATCGAGCTCTGGAGCACCGCGGTCGCGGCGCGCGACGCGGGCTGGCAGCTCATCGCCGACAACTATCCGAGCAACGTGGTGCGCGGGTTCGAGGTCGACGACGCGACCCGCAACGTGATCGAGGCCGCCGGCTTCGGCGAGTGGTTCATCCATCGCACCGGTCACTCGATCGGGATCCAGGATCACGGCCAGGGCGCCAACATGGACAACCTCGAAACTCACGACACCCGGCCGCTCGAGCCGATGACCGGATTCTCGATCGAGCCCGGAATCTACCTGCCGGGCGAGTTCGGGGTGAGGACAGAGATCAACGTCGCCCTGACCCCGGAGGCCGCCGAGATCACCGGGGCGGCGCCGCAGATCGACCTCCTGCGGCTGCTAGCGTAG
- a CDS encoding DinB family protein, whose protein sequence is MSELILPAATLFRFNSEMLSLGLSDLSQEDAVHRLKNGDGSSIAYLVGHITSSRYGLLKSLGVASENPFQDLHGAGVGSKDGSAYPPITELKAGWDEAAGKLHAALDAITDEEALAEEEGGFPIPDPTLRGRLTFIAWHESYHIGQIGILRTEMGYPSMRKVLYAAKKE, encoded by the coding sequence ATGAGTGAACTCATCCTCCCCGCGGCCACCCTGTTTCGATTCAACTCCGAGATGCTCTCTCTGGGTCTTTCCGACCTGAGCCAGGAGGATGCGGTGCATCGGCTGAAAAACGGCGACGGCAGCTCGATCGCCTATCTGGTCGGCCACATCACGTCCTCACGCTACGGGCTTCTGAAGTCCCTGGGCGTCGCCAGCGAGAACCCCTTTCAGGATCTCCACGGCGCCGGCGTCGGTTCGAAAGACGGCTCGGCCTACCCTCCGATCACCGAGCTCAAGGCCGGCTGGGACGAGGCGGCCGGGAAGCTGCACGCCGCTCTCGACGCGATCACCGACGAAGAAGCGCTCGCGGAGGAGGAGGGTGGCTTTCCGATTCCGGATCCAACTCTCAGAGGTCGCTTGACGTTCATCGCCTGGCACGAGTCGTACCACATCGGCCAGATCGGAATCCTGCGCACCGAAATGGGGTATCCCTCGATGCGAAAGGTCCTCTACGCGGCGAAGAAGGAGTAG
- a CDS encoding winged helix-turn-helix transcriptional regulator, whose product MKPLKVVSPLHKAMRQMSLYLGDAVRAQGMEGADGHLLAFVAAYGPSRIVELRKVFGHKPSTLTSLLDRLERRGWIVRSIDPEDRRGFLIEATAEGARVGRDARKLVEAFEKSILDLVESKDLDGFQRVLDALGEVTQVQLRKE is encoded by the coding sequence ATGAAGCCACTTAAAGTCGTCTCGCCGCTGCACAAGGCCATGCGCCAGATGAGCCTCTACCTGGGCGATGCCGTCCGAGCTCAGGGAATGGAAGGAGCCGACGGCCACCTGCTGGCTTTCGTGGCGGCCTACGGTCCTTCGAGGATCGTCGAGCTGCGCAAGGTGTTCGGCCACAAGCCGTCCACTCTGACCAGCCTTCTCGACCGCCTGGAGCGCCGCGGCTGGATCGTGCGCTCGATCGACCCGGAGGATCGTCGCGGCTTCCTGATCGAGGCTACGGCCGAGGGCGCTCGGGTGGGACGTGATGCCCGCAAGCTCGTGGAGGCTTTCGAGAAGAGCATTCTCGATCTCGTCGAATCGAAAGACCTGGACGGGTTTCAACGGGTGCTCGACGCCCTCGGAGAGGTGACCCAAGTCCAACTGAGGAAGGAGTAA
- a CDS encoding molybdopterin-dependent oxidoreductase, with translation MTQATHSNWQATACNLCSLNCGIEIEVDRGAEKPRFKHIRGDRNHPTSQGYLCQKASRLDYYQNHAGRLTHPLRRTPDGSFEKIDWDTAIREVAAKLGEIRKAHGGHAIAYYGGGGQGNHLGGAYAVPFRAALGTPYIYNSLAQEKTGDFWVNGKLFGRQTCHVTEGIEESDFVIIIGANPWQAHGIPRARQVIREIGKDPNRTLVVVDPRRTETAELADVHLQVRPGTDAFLMAALLAVIVQEGLEDREFLARRTTGHEELFRQLAEVPVDEYAERAGVEADLLRKIARGFAAAESACTRHDLGVEHSLHSTLNTYLEKLLSLVTGNFGREGGNNLHTQLVPLIGHSREPGAGGKTTRVTGMREISKFYPPNILPAEIDTDHPERIRALIVDSSNPMQTAADTGAYGRAFEKLELLVAIDVADTETVRLADYVLPAPSQYEKWEATFFTLSFPTNYFHLRRPIVEPSGDTLAEPEIYRRLMVAMGELPARFPILEAVAKLDRRMPALGLFPKALAATLALRPRLKKVASLVLYSTLGRALAERVEGAAAAAAIWGSCQFYARRHPEQVRRAGHRGDGTALGESLFQAILASETAVPISTHTYDEMWTLVRHDDGKIHLEVPEMLEELGALRDESTDQHLSADFPFVLASGERRSYNANQIYRDPEWRRRDREGALRIHPEDAERLGFAAGQLAVCQSRTGSVEVVIQPDDSVRPGCLSLPHGYGQTYRGQGGDEEQNGPRINRLTSSDHCDPIAKTPYHKYVPVRLVPLTTDGLRAT, from the coding sequence ATGACTCAGGCGACCCACTCCAACTGGCAGGCCACCGCCTGCAATCTCTGCAGCCTCAACTGCGGCATCGAGATCGAAGTCGATCGCGGTGCCGAGAAACCCCGCTTCAAGCACATCCGTGGCGATCGGAATCATCCGACGTCCCAGGGCTACCTCTGCCAGAAGGCCTCGCGCCTCGACTACTACCAGAACCACGCCGGCCGGTTGACCCATCCGCTCCGTCGTACGCCCGACGGCAGCTTCGAGAAGATCGACTGGGACACGGCCATCCGCGAGGTGGCGGCGAAGCTCGGTGAGATCCGCAAGGCCCACGGCGGCCACGCCATCGCCTACTACGGCGGCGGTGGGCAAGGGAACCACCTGGGCGGAGCCTACGCCGTGCCCTTTCGAGCGGCGCTCGGCACGCCCTACATCTACAACTCGCTGGCGCAGGAGAAGACTGGAGACTTCTGGGTCAACGGCAAGCTCTTCGGGCGCCAGACCTGTCACGTGACCGAGGGCATCGAAGAGAGCGACTTCGTCATCATCATCGGTGCCAATCCCTGGCAGGCGCACGGTATTCCGCGGGCGCGCCAGGTCATTCGCGAGATCGGCAAGGACCCGAACCGGACGTTGGTGGTGGTCGATCCGCGCCGCACCGAGACCGCCGAGCTGGCCGACGTCCACCTCCAGGTGAGGCCGGGGACCGACGCTTTCCTGATGGCGGCACTGCTCGCGGTCATCGTCCAGGAGGGCCTCGAGGATCGGGAGTTCTTGGCCAGGCGAACGACCGGCCACGAGGAGCTCTTCCGGCAGCTGGCCGAGGTTCCGGTCGACGAATACGCCGAGCGCGCCGGCGTCGAGGCCGACCTGCTTCGAAAGATCGCGCGCGGCTTCGCCGCCGCCGAGAGCGCCTGCACCCGCCACGATCTGGGCGTCGAACACAGCCTGCACTCGACCCTCAATACCTATCTCGAGAAGCTCCTGAGCCTCGTCACCGGCAACTTCGGTCGCGAGGGCGGCAACAACCTTCACACCCAACTCGTGCCGCTCATTGGCCATTCGCGCGAGCCCGGAGCCGGCGGCAAGACCACCCGGGTCACCGGCATGCGCGAGATCAGCAAGTTTTATCCGCCCAACATCCTGCCGGCGGAGATCGACACCGACCACCCCGAGCGGATCCGGGCGCTGATCGTCGACAGTTCGAACCCCATGCAGACGGCCGCCGACACCGGCGCCTATGGGCGAGCGTTCGAGAAGCTCGAGCTGCTAGTCGCGATAGATGTCGCCGACACCGAGACGGTGCGGCTGGCCGACTACGTGCTGCCCGCGCCTTCGCAGTATGAGAAGTGGGAGGCCACGTTCTTCACGCTCAGCTTCCCGACCAACTACTTCCACCTGCGCCGCCCGATCGTCGAGCCGAGCGGCGACACCCTGGCCGAGCCCGAGATCTACCGGCGGCTGATGGTGGCGATGGGGGAGCTGCCGGCGCGCTTTCCGATCCTGGAAGCCGTCGCGAAGCTCGATCGCCGCATGCCGGCGCTGGGTCTCTTTCCCAAGGCCCTTGCCGCGACCCTCGCGCTGCGCCCGAGACTCAAAAAGGTCGCGAGCCTGGTGCTCTACTCGACGCTCGGCCGGGCCCTGGCCGAGAGAGTCGAGGGCGCGGCCGCGGCCGCCGCAATCTGGGGCTCGTGTCAGTTCTACGCCCGCCGCCATCCGGAGCAAGTGCGCCGCGCCGGGCATCGCGGAGACGGTACGGCACTGGGTGAGTCCCTCTTCCAGGCCATCCTCGCGAGCGAGACGGCGGTGCCGATCAGCACCCACACCTATGACGAGATGTGGACGCTGGTCCGGCATGACGATGGCAAGATTCATCTCGAGGTCCCCGAGATGCTCGAAGAACTGGGCGCGCTCCGCGACGAGTCGACCGATCAGCACCTCAGCGCCGATTTTCCGTTCGTTCTCGCCTCGGGCGAGCGCCGTTCCTACAACGCCAACCAGATCTACCGCGATCCGGAGTGGAGACGGAGGGACCGCGAAGGGGCCCTACGCATCCATCCCGAAGATGCCGAGCGCCTGGGCTTCGCGGCCGGCCAGCTCGCCGTCTGCCAGTCGCGAACCGGTTCGGTCGAAGTGGTGATCCAGCCCGATGACTCGGTGCGCCCCGGTTGTCTTTCCCTACCGCACGGCTACGGCCAGACCTATCGCGGCCAGGGCGGCGACGAGGAGCAGAACGGCCCCCGGATCAACCGGCTGACCTCGTCCGATCACTGTGATCCGATTGCCAAGACGCCGTACCACAAGTACGTTCCGGTGCGGTTGGTGCCGCTGACCACCGACGGCCTTCGAGCGACCTGA
- a CDS encoding metal-dependent transcriptional regulator, whose product MPTSTVEDYLKQISLEEQREPGRRVGMGRIAAALELTPGTVTTMVKTLADSGLVDYEPYSGVLLTDSGRQLALHVLRRHRLIELFLVQVMGMGWSEVHPEAERLEHAVSDRLLELMDEMLGGPTVDPHGDPIPTAGGEVPTLDQSSLARTGVGEDVVVARIVDQSAEFLQLLEREGLKLGSRVRVLELDRAADAMRLEMSEGVGLSLGLRAAAKILVEPAA is encoded by the coding sequence ATGCCGACCAGTACCGTCGAGGACTACCTCAAGCAGATCTCGCTCGAGGAGCAGCGCGAGCCGGGGAGGAGAGTCGGCATGGGCCGGATCGCGGCCGCTCTCGAGCTCACGCCGGGCACGGTCACGACCATGGTCAAGACCCTGGCCGACAGCGGCCTGGTCGACTACGAGCCCTACAGCGGCGTGCTGCTCACCGACTCCGGCCGGCAGCTGGCTCTCCACGTTCTGCGCCGGCACCGTCTGATCGAGCTGTTTCTGGTCCAGGTCATGGGCATGGGCTGGAGCGAGGTTCACCCCGAGGCCGAGCGCCTCGAGCACGCGGTTTCGGACCGTCTGCTCGAGCTAATGGACGAGATGCTCGGCGGGCCGACCGTCGATCCTCATGGGGACCCGATTCCCACCGCCGGTGGCGAAGTGCCGACTCTGGACCAGTCCTCGCTGGCGCGCACCGGCGTGGGCGAGGACGTCGTCGTCGCGCGGATCGTCGACCAGAGCGCCGAGTTCCTTCAGCTCCTCGAGCGCGAGGGCTTGAAGCTGGGCAGCCGCGTGCGCGTCCTCGAACTCGACCGGGCCGCCGACGCCATGAGGCTGGAGATGTCCGAAGGCGTCGGCCTGAGCCTGGGCTTGAGAGCCGCGGCAAAGATCCTGGTCGAGCCGGCTGCGTGA